A window of the Hippoglossus stenolepis isolate QCI-W04-F060 chromosome 8, HSTE1.2, whole genome shotgun sequence genome harbors these coding sequences:
- the ptpn6 gene encoding tyrosine-protein phosphatase non-receptor type 6 isoform X2 has product MVRWFHRDITGLQAEEVLKTRGIHGSFLARPSKKNVGDFSLSVRVDDMVTHIRIQNTGDFYDLYGGEKFATLSELVDYYTAESGILQDKDGTTIDLKYPLNCSDPTTERWYHGHLSGPNAEKLLSAREEPGTFLVRESLSKPGDFVLSVQTGEMSKTGAKRVSHIKIMCQNDRYTVGGSEMFDTLTDLVEFYKRKGIEELSGNWVHLKQPYYSTRVNAADIDSRVKELNQTTQQQKQEGEAEQSKAGFWEEFDALQKLQAKVKKSREEGQRPENKSKNRYKNILPFDDTRVVLQDADPSAVGSDYINGNYVKNNLWESGDQKVYIASQGCLASTVNDFWQMVWQENTRVIVMTTREVEKGRNKCVPYWPDLKTTKEMGRFVVSCESEREAADYKVRVLEIAPLDKPKKSRQVWHYQYLSWPDHGVPEQPGGVLSFVTQVNCKQAEYPNAGPIIIHCSAGIGRTGTILVIDMILETIDTLGLDCDIDIPKYIQMVREQRSGMVQTETQYKFIYLAVSEYIQTTKAKESASMETETEYGNLQLKHQPVTRKISKKTDDVYENLSKGKKEVKKPKSDKKSGSLRKK; this is encoded by the exons ATGGTTCG gtgGTTCCACAGAGACATCACCGGCCTGCAGGCCGAAGAAGTGCTGAAGACTCGGGGCATTCACGGCAGCTTTCTGGCTCGACCCAGCAAGAAGAATGTAGGAGATTTCTCCCTCTCCGTCAG GGTGGACGATATGGTGACGCACATCCGGATCCAAAACACGGGCGACTTCTACGACCTGTACGGTGGAGAGAAGTTCGCCACCCTGTCGGAGCTGGTGGACTACTACACGGCGGAGAGCGGGATCCTGCAGGACAAGGACGGCACCACCATCGATCTCAAATACCCCCTCAACTGCTCCGACCCCACCACAGAGAG GTGGTACCACGGTCACCTGTCTGGCCCAAATGCAGAGAAGCTGCTCAGTGCACGAGAGGAGCCGGGGACGTTCCTGGTCAGAGAGTCGCTGTCCAAACCTGGAGACTTTGTCCTGTCTGTTCAGACGGGCGAGATGAGCAAGACGGGAGCGAAACGGGTCTCCCACATTAAGATAATGTGCCAG AACGACAGGTACACGGTGGGAGGCTCGGAGATGTTCGACACGCTCACAGACCTGGTGGAGTTCTACAAACGGAAGGGCATCGAGGAGCTGTCCGGTAACTGGGTGCATCTCAAACAG CCGTATTACTCCACCAGAGTGAACGCAGCAGATATCGACAGCCGAGTGAAGGAGCTGAATCagaccacacagcagcagaagcaggagGGCGAGGCCGAGCAGAGCAAAGCGGGATTCTGGGAGGAGTTTGAC gctctgcagaagctgcaggcgaaggtgaagaagagcagagaggaaggacAAAGACCTgagaacaaaagcaaaaacagatACAAGAACATTCTCCCCT TCGATGACACCAGGGTCGTGCTGCAGGACGCAGATCCCAGCGCCGTGGGTTCAGATTACATCAACGGCAACTATGTGAAG AACAACCTGTGGGAGTCGGGAGATCAGAAAGTTTACATCGCCAGTCAGGGCTGCCTAGCGTCAACCGTCAATGATTTCTGGCAGATGGTATGGCAGGAGAACACACGCGTGATCGTCATGACAACCAGAGAGGTCGAGAAAGGACGG aaTAAATGTGTGCCGTACTGGCCGGACCTTAAAACCACCAAGGAGATGGGGCGCTTCGTGGTGTCCTGCGAGTCggagagagaagctgctgattACAAAGTCCGGGTTCTGGAGATCGCTCCCTTGGACAAG CCCAAAAAATCTCGTCAAGTGTGGCACTACCAGTACCTCAGCTGGCCTGACCACGGCGTTCCTGAGCAGCCGGGCGGCGTCCTCAGCTTCGTCACTCAAGTCAACTGTAAACAGGCTGAATATCCCAATGCTGGGCCTATAATCATCCACTGCAG TGCTGGAATCGGTCGGACGGGCACGATTCTGGTGATCGACATGATCCTCGAGACCATTGACACTCTGg GTCTGGACTGTGACATCGACATCCCAAAGTACATCCAGATGGTGCGGGAGCAGCGCTCTGGGATGGTGCAGACAGAGACGCAGTACAAGTTCATCTACCTGGCTGTGTCTGAGTACATTCAGACCACCAAGGCCAAGGAGAGCGCCTCTATG GAAACCGAGACGGAATACGGAAATCTGCAGCTCAAACACCAGCCAGTGACCAGGAAGATCtcaaa aaAAACGGACGACGTTTACGAGAATCTGTcaaaaggaaagaaggaggtgaagaaaccGAAGTCAGACAAGAAAAGTGGCTCGTTGAGAAAGAAATAG
- the ptpn6 gene encoding tyrosine-protein phosphatase non-receptor type 6 isoform X1: MSYRWFHRDITGLQAEEVLKTRGIHGSFLARPSKKNVGDFSLSVRVDDMVTHIRIQNTGDFYDLYGGEKFATLSELVDYYTAESGILQDKDGTTIDLKYPLNCSDPTTERWYHGHLSGPNAEKLLSAREEPGTFLVRESLSKPGDFVLSVQTGEMSKTGAKRVSHIKIMCQNDRYTVGGSEMFDTLTDLVEFYKRKGIEELSGNWVHLKQPYYSTRVNAADIDSRVKELNQTTQQQKQEGEAEQSKAGFWEEFDALQKLQAKVKKSREEGQRPENKSKNRYKNILPFDDTRVVLQDADPSAVGSDYINGNYVKNNLWESGDQKVYIASQGCLASTVNDFWQMVWQENTRVIVMTTREVEKGRNKCVPYWPDLKTTKEMGRFVVSCESEREAADYKVRVLEIAPLDKPKKSRQVWHYQYLSWPDHGVPEQPGGVLSFVTQVNCKQAEYPNAGPIIIHCSAGIGRTGTILVIDMILETIDTLGLDCDIDIPKYIQMVREQRSGMVQTETQYKFIYLAVSEYIQTTKAKESASMETETEYGNLQLKHQPVTRKISKKTDDVYENLSKGKKEVKKPKSDKKSGSLRKK, translated from the exons ATGTCTTACAG gtgGTTCCACAGAGACATCACCGGCCTGCAGGCCGAAGAAGTGCTGAAGACTCGGGGCATTCACGGCAGCTTTCTGGCTCGACCCAGCAAGAAGAATGTAGGAGATTTCTCCCTCTCCGTCAG GGTGGACGATATGGTGACGCACATCCGGATCCAAAACACGGGCGACTTCTACGACCTGTACGGTGGAGAGAAGTTCGCCACCCTGTCGGAGCTGGTGGACTACTACACGGCGGAGAGCGGGATCCTGCAGGACAAGGACGGCACCACCATCGATCTCAAATACCCCCTCAACTGCTCCGACCCCACCACAGAGAG GTGGTACCACGGTCACCTGTCTGGCCCAAATGCAGAGAAGCTGCTCAGTGCACGAGAGGAGCCGGGGACGTTCCTGGTCAGAGAGTCGCTGTCCAAACCTGGAGACTTTGTCCTGTCTGTTCAGACGGGCGAGATGAGCAAGACGGGAGCGAAACGGGTCTCCCACATTAAGATAATGTGCCAG AACGACAGGTACACGGTGGGAGGCTCGGAGATGTTCGACACGCTCACAGACCTGGTGGAGTTCTACAAACGGAAGGGCATCGAGGAGCTGTCCGGTAACTGGGTGCATCTCAAACAG CCGTATTACTCCACCAGAGTGAACGCAGCAGATATCGACAGCCGAGTGAAGGAGCTGAATCagaccacacagcagcagaagcaggagGGCGAGGCCGAGCAGAGCAAAGCGGGATTCTGGGAGGAGTTTGAC gctctgcagaagctgcaggcgaaggtgaagaagagcagagaggaaggacAAAGACCTgagaacaaaagcaaaaacagatACAAGAACATTCTCCCCT TCGATGACACCAGGGTCGTGCTGCAGGACGCAGATCCCAGCGCCGTGGGTTCAGATTACATCAACGGCAACTATGTGAAG AACAACCTGTGGGAGTCGGGAGATCAGAAAGTTTACATCGCCAGTCAGGGCTGCCTAGCGTCAACCGTCAATGATTTCTGGCAGATGGTATGGCAGGAGAACACACGCGTGATCGTCATGACAACCAGAGAGGTCGAGAAAGGACGG aaTAAATGTGTGCCGTACTGGCCGGACCTTAAAACCACCAAGGAGATGGGGCGCTTCGTGGTGTCCTGCGAGTCggagagagaagctgctgattACAAAGTCCGGGTTCTGGAGATCGCTCCCTTGGACAAG CCCAAAAAATCTCGTCAAGTGTGGCACTACCAGTACCTCAGCTGGCCTGACCACGGCGTTCCTGAGCAGCCGGGCGGCGTCCTCAGCTTCGTCACTCAAGTCAACTGTAAACAGGCTGAATATCCCAATGCTGGGCCTATAATCATCCACTGCAG TGCTGGAATCGGTCGGACGGGCACGATTCTGGTGATCGACATGATCCTCGAGACCATTGACACTCTGg GTCTGGACTGTGACATCGACATCCCAAAGTACATCCAGATGGTGCGGGAGCAGCGCTCTGGGATGGTGCAGACAGAGACGCAGTACAAGTTCATCTACCTGGCTGTGTCTGAGTACATTCAGACCACCAAGGCCAAGGAGAGCGCCTCTATG GAAACCGAGACGGAATACGGAAATCTGCAGCTCAAACACCAGCCAGTGACCAGGAAGATCtcaaa aaAAACGGACGACGTTTACGAGAATCTGTcaaaaggaaagaaggaggtgaagaaaccGAAGTCAGACAAGAAAAGTGGCTCGTTGAGAAAGAAATAG
- the ptpn6 gene encoding tyrosine-protein phosphatase non-receptor type 6 isoform X3, translating into MSYRWFHRDITGLQAEEVLKTRGIHGSFLARPSKKNVGDFSLSVRVDDMVTHIRIQNTGDFYDLYGGEKFATLSELVDYYTAESGILQDKDGTTIDLKYPLNCSDPTTERWYHGHLSGPNAEKLLSAREEPGTFLVRESLSKPGDFVLSVQTGEMSKTGAKRVSHIKIMCQNDRYTVGGSEMFDTLTDLVEFYKRKGIEELSGNWVHLKQPYYSTRVNAADIDSRVKELNQTTQQQKQEGEAEQSKAGFWEEFDALQKLQAKVKKSREEGQRPENKSKNRYKNILPFDDTRVVLQDADPSAVGSDYINGNYVKNNLWESGDQKVYIASQGCLASTVNDFWQMVWQENTRVIVMTTREVEKGRNKCVPYWPDLKTTKEMGRFVVSCESEREAADYKVRVLEIAPLDKPKKSRQVWHYQYLSWPDHGVPEQPGGVLSFVTQVNCKQAEYPNAGPIIIHCSAGIGRTGTILVIDMILETIDTLGLDCDIDIPKYIQMVREQRSGMVQTETQYKFIYLAVSEYIQTTKAKESASMETETEYGNLQLKHQPVTRKISK; encoded by the exons ATGTCTTACAG gtgGTTCCACAGAGACATCACCGGCCTGCAGGCCGAAGAAGTGCTGAAGACTCGGGGCATTCACGGCAGCTTTCTGGCTCGACCCAGCAAGAAGAATGTAGGAGATTTCTCCCTCTCCGTCAG GGTGGACGATATGGTGACGCACATCCGGATCCAAAACACGGGCGACTTCTACGACCTGTACGGTGGAGAGAAGTTCGCCACCCTGTCGGAGCTGGTGGACTACTACACGGCGGAGAGCGGGATCCTGCAGGACAAGGACGGCACCACCATCGATCTCAAATACCCCCTCAACTGCTCCGACCCCACCACAGAGAG GTGGTACCACGGTCACCTGTCTGGCCCAAATGCAGAGAAGCTGCTCAGTGCACGAGAGGAGCCGGGGACGTTCCTGGTCAGAGAGTCGCTGTCCAAACCTGGAGACTTTGTCCTGTCTGTTCAGACGGGCGAGATGAGCAAGACGGGAGCGAAACGGGTCTCCCACATTAAGATAATGTGCCAG AACGACAGGTACACGGTGGGAGGCTCGGAGATGTTCGACACGCTCACAGACCTGGTGGAGTTCTACAAACGGAAGGGCATCGAGGAGCTGTCCGGTAACTGGGTGCATCTCAAACAG CCGTATTACTCCACCAGAGTGAACGCAGCAGATATCGACAGCCGAGTGAAGGAGCTGAATCagaccacacagcagcagaagcaggagGGCGAGGCCGAGCAGAGCAAAGCGGGATTCTGGGAGGAGTTTGAC gctctgcagaagctgcaggcgaaggtgaagaagagcagagaggaaggacAAAGACCTgagaacaaaagcaaaaacagatACAAGAACATTCTCCCCT TCGATGACACCAGGGTCGTGCTGCAGGACGCAGATCCCAGCGCCGTGGGTTCAGATTACATCAACGGCAACTATGTGAAG AACAACCTGTGGGAGTCGGGAGATCAGAAAGTTTACATCGCCAGTCAGGGCTGCCTAGCGTCAACCGTCAATGATTTCTGGCAGATGGTATGGCAGGAGAACACACGCGTGATCGTCATGACAACCAGAGAGGTCGAGAAAGGACGG aaTAAATGTGTGCCGTACTGGCCGGACCTTAAAACCACCAAGGAGATGGGGCGCTTCGTGGTGTCCTGCGAGTCggagagagaagctgctgattACAAAGTCCGGGTTCTGGAGATCGCTCCCTTGGACAAG CCCAAAAAATCTCGTCAAGTGTGGCACTACCAGTACCTCAGCTGGCCTGACCACGGCGTTCCTGAGCAGCCGGGCGGCGTCCTCAGCTTCGTCACTCAAGTCAACTGTAAACAGGCTGAATATCCCAATGCTGGGCCTATAATCATCCACTGCAG TGCTGGAATCGGTCGGACGGGCACGATTCTGGTGATCGACATGATCCTCGAGACCATTGACACTCTGg GTCTGGACTGTGACATCGACATCCCAAAGTACATCCAGATGGTGCGGGAGCAGCGCTCTGGGATGGTGCAGACAGAGACGCAGTACAAGTTCATCTACCTGGCTGTGTCTGAGTACATTCAGACCACCAAGGCCAAGGAGAGCGCCTCTATG GAAACCGAGACGGAATACGGAAATCTGCAGCTCAAACACCAGCCAGTGACCAGGAAGATCtcaaagtga